In Equus caballus isolate H_3958 breed thoroughbred chromosome 7, TB-T2T, whole genome shotgun sequence, one DNA window encodes the following:
- the OR51F4 gene encoding olfactory receptor 51F2 yields the protein MPIFCNSTFPTFLLTGVSGLEWAHAWISIPFCCLYFTALSGNTLILFVVLTEPSLHEPMYYFLSMLSTTDIGLCISTLGTVLGIFWANIREISFSACLSQMFFIHLFTFMESSVLLAMAFDRFVAISNPLRYATILTYARITQIGLAVITRGTVILTPLVLLLKRLSFCCSHVLHHSYCFHPDVMKLSCSDTKINSAFGLTAIISTAGVDSIFILLSYVLIIRSVLNIASPEERKKAFSTCISHITAVAIFYIPLISLSFVHRFGKHVPPYVPTLIANVYLLIPPVMNPIIYSVKTKQIQKAMLKLVCSKGTHI from the coding sequence ATGCCAATCTTCTGTAACTCCACTTTCCCTACTTTCCTCTTGACTGGGGTCTCTGGACTTGAATGGGCCCATGCCTGGATCTCCATCCCCTTCTGCTGCCTCTATTTCACTGCCCTTTCTGGAAATACCTTGATCCTGTTCGTAGTGCTTACTGAGCCAAGTCTTCACGAGCCCATGTACTATTTCCTCTCCATGTTGTCCACCACTGACATTGGCTTATGTATCTCTACATTGGGGACAGTACTGGGAATATTCTGGGCTAATATCCGGGAAATCAGCTTCAGTGCTTGCTTATCACAGATGTTCTTCATTCACCTCTTCACTTTTATGGAATCTTCGGTGCTCCTGGCTATGGCCTTTGATCGTTTTGTGGCCATTTCTAACCCTTTGAGATACGCTACCATTCTAACTTATGCAAGGATCACACAAATTGGTTTGGCAGTCATTACCAGGGGGACTGTCATTCTGACACCACTAGTTCTGCTTCTTAAGCGTTTATCATTCTGCTGCAGCCATGTGCTCCATCACTCCTACTGCTTCCACCCAGATGTGATGAAGCTGTCATGTTCAGATACAAAGATCAACAGTGCTTTTGGACTAACTGCAATTATCTCTACTGCTGGAGTGGACTCTATCTTTATCCTGCTTTCCTATGTCTTGATCATTCGCTCCGTTCTCAACATTGCATCCCCTGAGGAGAGGAAAAAGGCCTTCAGCACCTGCATTTCTCATATCACTGCTGTGGCCATATTCTACATCCCTTTGATCAGCCTGTCGTTTGTTCACAGATTTGGAAAACATGTTCCACCCTATGTACCCACACTCATTGCTAATGTATACTTGCTCATTCCACCTGTGATGAATCCCATCATCTATAGCGTGAAAACAAAGCAGATTCAAAAAGCTATGCTCAAACTTGTATGTTCCAAGGGAACTCACATTTAG
- the OR51F1 gene encoding olfactory receptor family 51 subfamily F member 1, whose protein sequence is MLPIQNNMEILSNLTSKFPAFFLTSIPGLESVHAWISIPFCCLYTVALSGNSMILFVIITQQSLHEPMYYFLSMLSAADLGLTLSTMSTTLGILWFDAREISLDTCIVQMFFLHGFTFMESGVLVSMAFDRYVAICDPLRYTTSLTNSRIIQMGLLMIIRTVVLIVPLLLLLKPLYFCKMNTLSHSYCYHPDVIKLACSDTRANSIWGLINLILTTGVDTPCIILSYILIVRSVLHITSPEERHKVFSTCVSHIGAVTIFYVPMMSLSLVHRYGRTAPKVVHSMMANIYLHLPPVLNPIIYSVKTKQIRKAVCSLLLTK, encoded by the coding sequence ATGCTGCCAATCCAGAACAACATGGAGATCCTAAGTAACTTGACGTCTAAATTTCCAGCCTTCTTTTTGACCAGTATTCCTGGCCTAGAGTCTGTCCATGCCTGGATCTCCATTCCTTTCTGTTGTCTGTATACCGTTGCCCTCTCTGGGAACAGCATGATCCTGTTTGTCATCATTACCCAGCAGAGTCTCCATGAGCCCATGTACTATTTCCTCTCCATGCTGTCAGCTGCTGACTTGGGCTTGACTCTTTCTACAATGTCAACAACATTAGGCATTCTCTGGTTTGATGCAAGAGAAATCAGTCTGGATACTTGCATTGTCCAGATGTTTTTTCTTCATGGATTTACCTTCATGGAGTCTGGGGTGCTGGTATCTATGGCTTTTGACCGTTATGTGGCAATCTGTGATCCTCTGAGGTACACTACCAGTCTCACTAATTCCAGAATCATTCAGATGGGCCTCTTAATGATTATACGCACTGTGGTATTGATAGTGCCACTACTCTTGCTCCTTAAGCCCCTGtatttctgtaaaatgaataCCCTTTCCCACTCCTACTGTTACCAtccagatgtgattaaattagcaTGTTCTGATACTCGGGCCAACAGCATCTGGGGATTAATTAATCtcatcctgaccacaggagtagATACACCATGCATCATCCTGTCTTATATCTTGATCGTTCGCTCTGTCCTCCATATCACCTCCCCTGAAGAACGACACAAGGTCTTTAGCACCTGTGTCTCCCACATTGGAGCTGTAACTATTTTCTATGTCCCCATGATGAGCCTGTCCTTGGTGCATCGCTATGGTCGAACAGCACCCAAAGTGGTCCATTCGATGATGGCCAATATATACCTGCATTTGCCCCCTGTCCTCAATCCCATCATCTACagtgtaaaaacaaaacagattcgCAAGGCTGTATGCAGTCTTCTCCTTACAAAATAA
- the OR51F16B gene encoding olfactory receptor 51F1 — protein sequence MLSTGNSTPQTFFLTGVPGLEAFHVWFSIPFCCLCMVALLGNSAILYVVITDSSLHEPMYYFLSMLSATDMGITISSLPTTLGVLWFNARIISLDACIVQMFFLHGFTLMESSVLLAMAFDRFVAVCNPLRYAMILTNSRIIKAGIVIFVRMLVNLMPLLLLLKRLSFCGPNVLSHSYCYHPDVIKRSCTSIKVNSICGLVALILTSGVDIPCIFFSYVLIIKSILSITSPEERQKAFGTCISHIGAVALFYIPWVILALVHRFGHNAPPYVHTLMSNLHFLFPPVLNPIIYSVKTKQIRKAFLKLFPSTEYPV from the coding sequence ATGCTATCCACTGGTAACTCCACTCCCCAAACTTTCTTCTTGACTGGAGTTCCAGGGCTAGAAGCTTTTCACGTCTGGTTTTCCATCCCCTTTTGCTGCCTCTGTATGGTGGCCCTCCTGGGGAACAGCGCTATTCTGTATGTGGTGATCACAGACTCCAGTCTCCATGAGCCCATGTACTATTTTCTCTCCATGCTCTCCGCCACTGACATGGGCATCactatttcttctcttcccacaACACTGGGTGTCCTCTGGTTCAATGCCAGGATCATCAGCCTAGATGCTTGCATTGTGCAGATGTTCTTTCTGCATGGATTCACCCTCATGGAATCCTCTGTGCTTTTGGCCATGGCTTTCGATCGCTTTGTCGCTGTCTGCAACCCCCTAAGATATGCTATGATTCTGACCAACTCTAGAATCATCAAAGCTGGCATAGTGATTTTTGTACGAATGCTGGTCAACCTGATGCCCTTGCTCCTGCTCCTTAAGCGTTTGTCCTTCTGTGGTCCTAATGTGCTTTCTCACTCCTATTGTTACCACCCTGATGTAATTAAACGTTCTTGCACAAGTATCAAGGTCAATAGCATCTGTGGCTTAGTTGCTCTCATTCTGACATCGGGTGTAGATATTCCCTGCATTTTCTTCTCCTATGTGCTGATCATCAAGTCCATTCTTAGCATCACCTCCCCAGAGGAGAGGCAAAAGGCTTTTGGCACCTGCATCTCTCACATTGGTGCTGTTGCCCTCTTCTATATCCCCTGGGTCATCTTGGCTTTGGTACATCGTTTCGGTCACAATGCTCCTCCATATGTCCACACACTGATGTCAAATCTCCATTTCCTATTTCCCCCAGTGCTGAACCCCATCATATATAGTGTGAAGACCAAACAAATTCGTAAAGCTTTCCTCAAGCTGTTCCCAAGCACAGAGTACCCAGTCTGA